In Streptomyces violaceusniger Tu 4113, one DNA window encodes the following:
- a CDS encoding rhomboid-like protein, which translates to MGPSALPRLSKPPLLDKLPRTLIRVPFTLGYTLVLLGTGLYARLGDPGTVHDLLADSSTDVSHLSQRPLLTLLFSALWAVGGITSPYLVVFPLVLGALERRVGGARTAGVFLLGHVLATLLTELPVAASVAVGDLPASSLRRLDYGVSYGLIACAAALAGLLVPRLRWALLGGIGVALVAGSLVDFDPLTEWGHGLALLIGVVCWLYVRRNARWRPS; encoded by the coding sequence GTGGGCCCGAGCGCGCTGCCGCGCCTCAGCAAGCCGCCGCTCCTCGACAAGCTTCCGCGCACGCTCATCCGCGTGCCGTTCACCCTCGGCTACACGCTCGTCCTGCTCGGCACCGGGCTCTACGCCCGCCTCGGCGACCCCGGCACCGTGCACGATCTGCTCGCGGACTCCAGTACCGATGTGTCCCACCTCTCCCAGCGGCCGCTGCTGACGCTGCTGTTCAGCGCGTTGTGGGCGGTGGGCGGGATCACCTCGCCCTATCTGGTCGTCTTCCCCCTGGTGCTCGGCGCGCTGGAGCGGCGCGTCGGCGGGGCGCGCACCGCCGGGGTGTTCCTGCTCGGCCATGTGCTGGCGACGCTGCTCACCGAGCTCCCGGTGGCCGCCTCCGTCGCCGTCGGGGATCTCCCGGCCAGTTCGCTGCGCCGCCTCGACTACGGGGTCAGCTACGGCCTGATCGCCTGCGCCGCCGCGCTCGCCGGGCTGCTGGTGCCCCGGCTGCGCTGGGCGCTGCTCGGCGGGATCGGCGTTGCGCTCGTCGCCGGGAGCCTCGTCGACTTCGATCCGCTCACCGAATGGGGCCATGGGCTCGCCCTGCTGATCGGCGTCGTCTGCTGGCTCTATGTCCGGCGAAACGCCAGGTGGCGGCCCTCCTAG
- the lon gene encoding endopeptidase La has protein sequence MASLSTPLTLPVLPLDDEVVLPGMVVPLDLSDTEVRAAVEAAQAAARSSGSGSGKPKVLLVPRVDGTYAGIGTLGTIEQVGRLSDGDPGALIRGVRRVRIGAGTTGPGAALWVEGTTVEEIVPDPLPGTVTELIKEYKALATSWLRKRGAWQVVDRVEQIEDVAQLADNSGYSPFLSVAQRVELLETTDPVARLKLAVTWLSDHLAEQDVAESIAKDVQEGVDKQQREFLLRRQLEAVRKELAELNGDPEDESGDYRARVESADLPEKVREAALKEVDKLERSSDQSPEGSWIRTWLDTVLELPWNERTEDAYDIQGAKAVLDADHAGLDDVKERITEYLAVRKRRADRGLGVVGGRRGGAVLALVGPPGVGKTSLGESVARAMGRKFVRVALGGVRDEAEIRGHRRTYVGALPGRVVRAIKEAGSMNPVVLLDEIDKVGSDFRGDPAAALLEVLDPAQNHTFRDHYLEVELDLSDVVFLATANVLEAIPEALLDRMELVRLDGYTEDEKVTIARDHLLPRQLERAGLEPGEVTVADEALRKLAGEYTREAGVRTLERSIARLLRKVAAQHELGERELPFTVGVAELRPLIGRPHHTPESAQDPAERRTAVPGVATGLAVTGAGGDVLFVEASLADPETGGAGLNLTGQLGDVMKESAQIALSFLRSRGAELELPVGDLKERGVHLHVPAGAVPKDGPSAGVTMTTALASLLSGRQVRPDVAMTGEVSLTGRVLPIGGVKQKLLAAHRAGVTTVIIPKRNEPDLDDVPAEVLDKLDVHPVSDVRRVLELALEPARAAAPEVPAAA, from the coding sequence ATGGCTTCGCTGTCCACACCGCTCACCCTGCCCGTACTGCCTCTCGACGACGAGGTCGTGCTGCCCGGCATGGTGGTGCCGCTGGACCTTTCCGATACCGAGGTACGCGCCGCGGTGGAGGCCGCCCAGGCCGCCGCACGCTCCAGTGGGAGCGGCAGCGGTAAGCCGAAGGTGCTGCTGGTGCCCCGCGTCGACGGCACGTACGCGGGCATCGGCACGCTCGGCACCATCGAGCAGGTGGGCCGGCTCTCCGACGGCGACCCCGGCGCGCTGATCCGCGGTGTGCGCCGCGTCCGCATCGGGGCCGGGACCACCGGACCTGGGGCGGCGCTGTGGGTGGAGGGGACCACGGTCGAGGAGATCGTGCCCGATCCGCTGCCCGGTACCGTCACCGAACTGATCAAGGAATACAAGGCGCTGGCCACGAGCTGGCTGCGCAAGCGCGGCGCCTGGCAGGTCGTGGACCGGGTGGAGCAGATCGAGGATGTCGCGCAGCTCGCCGACAACTCCGGCTACTCGCCCTTCCTGAGCGTGGCCCAGCGCGTCGAGCTGCTGGAGACCACCGACCCGGTGGCCCGGCTGAAGCTGGCCGTCACCTGGCTGAGCGACCACCTCGCCGAGCAGGACGTCGCCGAGTCGATCGCCAAGGACGTCCAGGAGGGCGTCGACAAGCAGCAGCGCGAATTCCTGCTCCGGCGCCAGCTCGAAGCCGTCCGTAAGGAGCTCGCCGAGCTGAACGGCGACCCTGAGGACGAGTCCGGCGACTACCGCGCCCGGGTCGAGTCCGCCGATCTGCCGGAGAAGGTGCGCGAGGCGGCCCTCAAGGAGGTCGACAAGCTGGAGCGGTCCAGCGACCAGAGCCCCGAGGGCAGTTGGATCCGCACCTGGCTGGACACCGTCCTGGAGCTGCCCTGGAACGAGCGCACCGAGGACGCGTACGACATCCAGGGCGCCAAGGCCGTGCTCGACGCCGACCACGCGGGCCTGGACGACGTCAAGGAGCGGATCACCGAGTACCTGGCGGTGCGCAAGCGCCGCGCCGACCGGGGCCTCGGCGTCGTCGGCGGCCGTCGCGGCGGCGCGGTGCTCGCCCTGGTGGGCCCGCCCGGCGTCGGCAAGACCAGCCTGGGCGAGAGCGTCGCCCGCGCGATGGGGCGGAAGTTCGTCCGGGTCGCGCTCGGCGGCGTCCGCGACGAGGCGGAGATCCGCGGCCACCGGCGCACCTACGTGGGCGCGCTGCCCGGCCGCGTCGTCCGGGCCATCAAGGAGGCGGGCTCCATGAACCCTGTCGTCCTCCTGGACGAGATCGACAAGGTGGGCTCCGACTTCCGCGGCGACCCGGCCGCGGCCCTGCTGGAGGTCCTGGACCCGGCCCAGAACCACACCTTCCGCGACCACTACCTGGAGGTCGAACTCGACCTGAGCGACGTGGTCTTCCTCGCCACCGCCAATGTCCTGGAGGCCATCCCGGAGGCCCTCCTGGACCGCATGGAGCTGGTGCGCCTGGACGGCTACACCGAGGACGAGAAGGTCACCATCGCCCGGGACCACCTGCTGCCCCGGCAGTTGGAGCGGGCCGGCCTGGAGCCGGGCGAGGTCACGGTGGCGGACGAGGCGCTGCGCAAGCTGGCGGGCGAGTACACCCGCGAGGCGGGCGTACGGACCCTGGAGCGCTCGATCGCCCGGCTGCTGCGCAAGGTGGCGGCCCAGCACGAGCTCGGCGAGCGCGAACTCCCCTTCACCGTCGGTGTGGCGGAGCTGCGCCCGCTGATCGGCCGGCCGCACCACACCCCCGAGTCCGCCCAGGACCCGGCCGAGCGCCGCACCGCCGTCCCCGGCGTGGCGACCGGGCTCGCGGTCACGGGCGCGGGCGGTGACGTGCTGTTCGTGGAGGCGTCGCTGGCCGACCCGGAGACGGGCGGCGCGGGGCTGAACCTCACCGGTCAGCTCGGCGACGTCATGAAGGAGTCCGCCCAGATCGCGCTCTCCTTCCTGCGCTCCCGCGGCGCGGAACTGGAGCTGCCGGTCGGCGACCTGAAGGAGCGCGGCGTCCACCTCCACGTCCCGGCGGGCGCGGTCCCCAAGGACGGCCCGAGCGCGGGCGTCACCATGACCACCGCCCTGGCCTCGCTGCTCTCCGGCCGCCAGGTGCGCCCGGACGTGGCGATGACGGGTGAGGTCTCCCTGACCGGGCGGGTGCTGCCCATCGGCGGCGTCAAGCAGAAGCTGCTGGCGGCGCACCGGGCCGGGGTGACCACCGTGATCATCCCCAAGCGCAACGAACCCGACCTGGACGACGTCCCCGCCGAGGTCCTGGACAAGCTCGACGTCCACCCGGTCTCGGACGTCCGCCGAGTCCTGGAGCTGGCCCTCGAACCCGCCCGGGCGGCCGCCCCCGAGGTTCCGGCAGCGGCGTGA
- a CDS encoding Uma2 family endonuclease, translating into MTVMAIDRIEMADSSDELTLDAMFEALEKMPVPEGIKVEIVEGNIYMSPQRDVHWHIIRKIVRALEDRFGVNVNVLSDVRIDYPGSLNGFATDVTLIAEGAVKNSKGLWRHQDVEFVAEVISKRTGANDYGPKKAAYATAEVPVYLIIDPYTGRCHLFTEPKEGAYVNERTVSFGDDVDLTNTLVGLTLKTDEFPRD; encoded by the coding sequence GTGACCGTCATGGCGATTGACAGGATCGAGATGGCCGACAGCAGCGACGAACTCACCTTGGACGCGATGTTCGAGGCGCTCGAGAAGATGCCCGTCCCCGAGGGAATCAAGGTTGAGATTGTCGAGGGGAACATCTACATGTCGCCGCAGCGGGACGTCCATTGGCACATCATCCGCAAGATCGTGCGGGCTCTCGAAGATCGCTTCGGGGTGAACGTGAACGTGCTGTCGGATGTCCGTATCGACTATCCCGGCTCTCTCAACGGCTTCGCGACCGATGTGACGCTGATCGCCGAGGGCGCTGTTAAGAACTCCAAGGGCCTGTGGCGCCATCAGGACGTCGAGTTCGTGGCCGAGGTGATCTCGAAGCGCACGGGTGCCAATGATTACGGCCCCAAGAAGGCGGCATACGCCACTGCCGAGGTCCCCGTCTACCTGATCATTGACCCCTACACCGGCAGGTGTCATCTGTTCACCGAGCCCAAGGAAGGCGCCTACGTCAACGAACGCACGGTGTCTTTCGGTGATGACGTGGATCTGACCAACACCCTTGTGGGCCTCACGCTCAAGACCGACGAGTTCCCCCGCGACTGA
- a CDS encoding short chain dehydrogenase translates to MKIIVIGATGTIGRAVADALEGRHEVVRASRTGATGAVRVDMADPATLDHLFATVQDIDAVVCCAASGALTPLGGDASDEEFTAGLDAKLLGQVALVRRALHHLRDGGSITLTSGVFEKPTPGGAFGALVNAGLDAFVRAAAIELERGLRVNAICPGWVRETLEKLGMDPAEGTPVETVAQAYAQVIEGAAQGQVIVSGRG, encoded by the coding sequence ATGAAGATCATCGTGATCGGAGCGACAGGAACCATCGGGCGTGCCGTGGCGGACGCCCTCGAAGGTCGGCATGAGGTCGTACGGGCCTCCCGCACCGGCGCCACCGGCGCCGTACGCGTCGACATGGCCGACCCCGCCACCCTCGACCACCTCTTCGCGACCGTCCAGGACATCGACGCCGTCGTCTGCTGCGCCGCCTCCGGCGCGCTGACCCCGCTCGGTGGGGACGCCTCGGACGAGGAGTTCACCGCCGGTCTGGACGCCAAGCTGCTGGGCCAGGTCGCCCTCGTGCGCCGGGCCCTCCACCACCTCCGCGACGGCGGGTCCATCACCCTCACCAGTGGGGTCTTCGAGAAGCCCACCCCCGGCGGGGCCTTCGGCGCGCTGGTGAACGCGGGGCTCGACGCCTTCGTCCGGGCCGCCGCGATCGAGCTGGAGCGCGGGCTGCGGGTGAACGCGATCTGCCCGGGATGGGTGCGGGAAACCTTGGAGAAGCTGGGCATGGACCCCGCCGAGGGGACCCCGGTGGAGACCGTGGCCCAGGCGTATGCGCAGGTCATCGAGGGGGCGGCGCAGGGGCAGGTGATCGTGTCCGGCCGCGGCTGA
- a CDS encoding NAD(P)H-dependent oxidoreductase, whose protein sequence is MPRTLLVLAHPNLAASRINAALAEAARPVDGVTLHDLYATYPDLRIDVEHEQRLLLEHDRIVLQFPFYWYSAPPLLKKWLDEVFLRGFAFGAGGTSLHGKSLLIATSTGGAEKKYRPDGLHRFPVVELLKPFDNTAHLTGMRYEEPLIVHGTHTLDDTELAAHQDRYRELLASGVIRERELTAV, encoded by the coding sequence GTGCCGCGCACCCTGCTCGTCCTCGCCCACCCCAACCTCGCCGCGTCCCGCATCAACGCCGCGCTCGCCGAGGCGGCCCGGCCGGTGGACGGGGTCACCCTCCATGACCTCTACGCCACCTATCCCGATCTGCGGATCGATGTCGAGCACGAGCAGCGGCTGCTGCTGGAGCACGACCGGATCGTGCTGCAGTTCCCCTTCTACTGGTATTCGGCGCCGCCGCTGCTGAAGAAGTGGCTGGACGAGGTGTTCCTGCGCGGCTTCGCCTTCGGCGCCGGCGGCACCTCGCTGCACGGCAAGTCGCTGCTCATCGCCACCTCGACGGGCGGCGCCGAGAAGAAGTACCGGCCGGACGGGCTCCACCGCTTCCCGGTCGTCGAGCTGCTCAAGCCGTTCGACAACACCGCCCACCTCACCGGGATGCGCTACGAGGAGCCGCTCATCGTGCACGGCACCCATACGCTCGACGACACCGAGCTCGCCGCGCACCAGGACCGCTATCGCGAGCTGCTGGCCTCCGGCGTGATACGGGAGCGGGAGCTGACCGCCGTCTGA
- a CDS encoding TetR/AcrR family transcriptional regulator yields MSTARPSAHERILSTATALFNAHGVRGVGVDRIIAESGVAKATLYSHFRTKDDLVLAYLHRSDQHWRAALRQAAEAAGADPRDRLVGVFDALIATTRRDGFRGCAFTRTAGETEPGTAPHATTAEHKRAIRAWLTELAREAGAADPERLGLQISVLVDGTMAAAALEPRPECAEAAQDAARALVAEACPARV; encoded by the coding sequence ATGAGCACCGCCCGCCCCTCCGCCCATGAGCGGATCCTGTCCACCGCGACCGCGCTGTTCAACGCCCATGGGGTGCGCGGCGTCGGCGTGGACCGGATCATCGCCGAGTCGGGCGTGGCGAAGGCGACGCTCTACTCCCACTTCCGCACCAAGGACGATCTGGTCCTGGCCTATCTGCACCGGTCGGACCAGCACTGGCGGGCGGCGCTGCGGCAGGCCGCCGAGGCGGCCGGCGCCGATCCCCGGGACCGTCTCGTCGGAGTCTTCGACGCGCTGATCGCGACGACCAGGCGGGACGGTTTCCGCGGCTGCGCGTTCACCAGGACCGCGGGCGAGACCGAGCCGGGCACCGCCCCGCACGCCACGACGGCCGAGCACAAGCGCGCCATACGGGCCTGGCTGACCGAGCTGGCCCGGGAGGCCGGGGCCGCCGACCCCGAGCGGCTCGGCCTGCAGATCTCCGTGCTCGTGGACGGGACGATGGCGGCGGCCGCGCTGGAGCCGCGGCCGGAGTGCGCGGAGGCGGCCCAGGACGCGGCGCGGGCGCTGGTCGCGGAGGCGTGCCCGGCGCGGGTGTAG
- a CDS encoding lysozyme, whose protein sequence is MLVHRPGSVRRALSALIGLLAALLAMTIALPGAAFAAQSQGDKAIPHPEDDWAGSQILKHEGGSTAGEAPTGLLATVEGVDVSSHQGNVNWATLWSSGVRFAYVKATEGTSYTNPNFAQQYNGSLNVGMIRGAYHFALPNNSTGAAQANYFVDHGGGWSKDGKTLPGALDMEYNPYGASCYGLSAGAMVNWIKSFNSTYKARTGRDPVIYTSTSWWKSCTGNSAAFGGVNPLWIPRYGSSVGELPAGWGFHTIWQYTSSGPTVGDHNKFNGAMDRLQALANG, encoded by the coding sequence ATGCTCGTGCACAGACCTGGTTCGGTCCGACGCGCCCTCAGCGCGCTGATCGGACTCCTCGCCGCTCTCCTCGCCATGACCATCGCACTGCCCGGTGCGGCATTCGCCGCCCAGAGCCAGGGCGACAAGGCCATCCCCCACCCCGAGGACGACTGGGCGGGTTCACAGATACTCAAGCACGAGGGCGGATCCACGGCCGGCGAGGCGCCCACGGGGCTGCTCGCCACCGTCGAGGGCGTGGACGTCAGCAGCCACCAGGGCAACGTCAACTGGGCGACGCTGTGGAGCAGCGGGGTCCGGTTCGCCTACGTCAAGGCGACCGAGGGCACGAGCTACACCAACCCGAACTTCGCCCAGCAGTACAACGGCTCGCTCAACGTCGGCATGATCCGCGGCGCGTACCACTTCGCCCTGCCGAACAACTCGACCGGCGCCGCGCAGGCCAACTACTTCGTGGACCACGGCGGCGGCTGGTCCAAGGACGGCAAGACGCTGCCGGGCGCGCTCGACATGGAGTACAACCCCTACGGCGCGAGCTGCTACGGGCTGAGCGCCGGCGCGATGGTCAACTGGATCAAGTCCTTCAACAGCACCTACAAGGCGCGCACCGGCCGCGACCCGGTGATCTACACCTCCACGAGCTGGTGGAAGAGCTGCACGGGCAACTCCGCCGCCTTCGGCGGTGTCAACCCCCTGTGGATTCCGCGCTACGGCTCGTCCGTCGGCGAGCTTCCGGCGGGCTGGGGCTTCCACACCATCTGGCAGTACACCTCCTCCGGCCCGACGGTCGGCGACCACAACAAGTTCAACGGCGCCATGGACCGGCTGCAGGCGCTCGCCAACGGCTGA
- a CDS encoding MarR family winged helix-turn-helix transcriptional regulator: protein MHNNAALPPEQGAGGTVGGIGVDHAFLALERELAVFLRRARAASGELAREVHPELESAAYGLLMRLEDAGPQRATDLAGFVGVGKATMSRQLRALEGLGLVTRTPDPADGRAFLVELTEEGRSRFSAVRVARRARYARRLAAWERDEVAELARLLHRLNAEQEAEDPGQAARAEQEAGDPGQAARATQE from the coding sequence GTGCACAACAACGCGGCACTGCCACCCGAACAGGGTGCGGGTGGCACCGTGGGCGGCATTGGTGTGGACCACGCATTCCTGGCTCTGGAGCGCGAATTGGCGGTTTTCCTCCGCAGAGCCCGAGCCGCTTCGGGGGAATTGGCCCGGGAGGTCCACCCGGAGCTCGAATCCGCCGCCTATGGCCTGCTGATGCGGCTGGAGGACGCGGGTCCGCAGCGCGCCACCGACCTCGCGGGCTTCGTGGGCGTCGGAAAGGCCACGATGAGCCGTCAGCTCCGCGCCCTTGAGGGGCTCGGGCTGGTGACGCGGACGCCCGATCCGGCGGACGGCCGGGCCTTTCTGGTGGAGTTGACCGAGGAGGGCCGCAGCCGCTTCAGCGCCGTACGGGTCGCCCGGCGGGCGCGCTACGCCCGCCGCCTCGCCGCGTGGGAGCGCGACGAGGTCGCCGAACTCGCCAGACTGCTGCACCGGTTGAACGCGGAGCAGGAGGCCGAGGACCCCGGTCAGGCGGCGCGGGCGGAGCAGGAGGCCGGGGATCCCGGTCAGGCGGCGCGGGCGACGCAGGAGTAA
- a CDS encoding sensor histidine kinase, producing MRKKRLRGTTRDAVSEPRQDEATPRRHTARVRRRLTTSVALVSVAVLGAGTPAVLLALDDTTDAQRLVDLAETNRGAVTLAHALADERDAMTRYVADGRTTASGRGVSEEMRARVDRRVREVRGQVPASVRRLLDALPEVRQQALTGKGSAVDVFTSYTRTVQALNGITDTLARRLPADAESAATAALAPLGRAVEEASATRGLLLAALDAGGGQPTLVSAAQRTNLREQSALADFEQLAPAAMRDAYGRTVNGTEVTDAERYLARLTDQNRFAGNDFFLDKDRVEAGLATRIDRMRGAQSSLASSEAAQLARLRDDEVTDLELRIGIVGAALLVALGAGVHSARSMTRPLAALRLGARRVAADPAAEEPVAFKGRDDEYADAVRAVNELHAKAAQAYERVAELETERTRLVGERQRMADERDGLRAERDAVATRLEGLRARVHGSFVGLALRSLGLIERQLAIIESQEEREQDPDRLETLFQLDHLATGIRRYGENLLVIAGSEQKATHPGPVPLLDVLRASISEVERYDRVQIQALPPHAQVAGFAADSVSHLIAELLENATSFSPPDAAVQVSGWLLESGEVMLSVQDEGIGMMPERFLELNTRLADPVPEYCQGPQPEDPLGLGLYVVTRLAARHGIRVQLREQQPGGVAAVVVLPTKILPAGQPGSGLPPAPPVSVSATFGSTGPSSFLGFPGSEAEANSNTLPGQARSVSRDQEGVPSAGAGAAVGVGVDAEPSAEPVAPPAGPDPAPQAAEPEPEPPLDPEPTPVDAAPDSEPSASWAVPAGQWGQTADTGRDYPMEPTPPRGHPSPGNGGALPTLPKRVPKSARADGQDGARRGADAPATASQAAPAPQTAPTAQVEEPEVPAVERTMELTLHRMSRESHEDHDDREGRASREGGADRADGDDHEDFEDFDRRFGGPGHGIRPVGADAWGPAVGGPTAQGGPAAAGEPSPVDPYAIGPDQHTRPQDQAARTDKGLPKRTPRNLALREPDPRERTGSVNAEELRRRLGGFQRGARDGRRDAAAEVAARGEPARRQRGTAGQTGAQNVGGTVEEARG from the coding sequence GTGCGGAAGAAGCGGCTTCGGGGCACCACGCGCGATGCGGTAAGCGAGCCACGCCAGGACGAGGCGACGCCGCGACGGCACACCGCACGAGTCCGTCGTCGGCTGACCACATCGGTCGCCCTCGTCTCCGTCGCCGTCCTCGGGGCCGGGACTCCCGCCGTCCTGCTCGCCCTCGATGACACCACCGACGCCCAGCGGCTCGTCGACCTCGCGGAGACCAACCGCGGCGCGGTGACCCTCGCCCACGCCCTCGCCGACGAGCGCGACGCCATGACGCGGTACGTCGCCGACGGGCGCACCACCGCCTCCGGCCGCGGGGTCTCCGAGGAGATGCGGGCCCGGGTCGACCGCCGCGTCCGCGAGGTGCGGGGGCAGGTCCCGGCCTCGGTCCGGCGGCTCCTCGACGCCCTGCCCGAAGTGCGGCAGCAGGCGCTGACCGGCAAGGGCTCGGCCGTCGACGTCTTCACCTCGTACACCCGGACCGTCCAGGCGCTGAACGGGATCACCGACACCCTCGCCCGCCGGCTCCCCGCCGACGCCGAGTCCGCCGCCACCGCCGCGCTGGCCCCGCTCGGCCGCGCGGTGGAGGAGGCGTCCGCCACCCGCGGACTGCTGCTGGCCGCGCTCGACGCGGGCGGCGGCCAGCCCACGCTGGTCTCCGCCGCCCAGCGGACCAACCTCCGCGAGCAGTCCGCGCTCGCCGACTTCGAGCAGCTCGCCCCGGCCGCCATGCGCGACGCCTACGGCCGCACCGTCAACGGCACCGAGGTCACCGACGCCGAGCGCTACCTCGCCCGGCTCACCGACCAGAACCGCTTCGCGGGCAATGACTTCTTCCTCGACAAGGACCGCGTCGAGGCCGGCCTGGCCACCCGGATCGACCGGATGCGCGGCGCGCAGTCCTCGCTGGCCTCCTCCGAGGCCGCCCAGCTCGCGCGGTTGCGGGACGACGAGGTCACCGACCTCGAGCTGCGCATCGGCATCGTCGGCGCCGCCCTGCTGGTCGCCCTCGGCGCCGGGGTGCACAGCGCCCGCTCGATGACCCGGCCGCTGGCCGCGCTGCGGCTCGGCGCCCGGCGGGTCGCGGCCGATCCGGCGGCCGAGGAGCCGGTCGCGTTCAAGGGCCGCGACGACGAGTACGCGGACGCCGTACGGGCCGTCAACGAACTCCACGCCAAGGCCGCGCAGGCGTACGAGCGGGTCGCCGAGCTGGAGACCGAGCGCACCCGGCTGGTCGGCGAGCGCCAGCGGATGGCCGATGAGCGGGACGGGCTGCGCGCCGAGCGGGACGCGGTCGCCACCCGGCTGGAGGGGCTGCGGGCCCGGGTCCACGGCAGCTTCGTCGGCCTCGCGCTGCGCTCGCTGGGCCTGATCGAGCGCCAGCTCGCCATCATCGAGTCCCAGGAGGAGCGGGAGCAGGACCCGGACCGCCTCGAGACGCTCTTCCAGCTCGACCACCTGGCCACCGGGATACGCCGCTACGGCGAGAACCTCCTGGTCATCGCGGGCTCCGAGCAGAAGGCCACCCACCCGGGGCCGGTGCCGCTGCTGGATGTGCTGCGCGCCTCGATCAGCGAGGTCGAGCGGTACGACCGGGTGCAGATCCAGGCGCTGCCGCCGCATGCCCAGGTCGCCGGGTTCGCCGCGGACAGCGTCAGCCACCTGATCGCCGAACTCCTGGAGAACGCGACATCGTTTTCTCCGCCGGACGCGGCGGTCCAGGTCTCCGGCTGGCTCCTGGAATCCGGTGAGGTCATGCTCTCCGTCCAGGACGAGGGCATCGGCATGATGCCCGAGCGGTTCCTGGAGCTGAACACCCGGCTCGCCGACCCGGTGCCGGAGTACTGCCAGGGCCCCCAGCCGGAGGACCCGCTGGGCCTTGGGCTGTATGTGGTGACGCGGCTCGCCGCGCGCCACGGCATCCGGGTGCAGTTGCGCGAGCAGCAGCCGGGCGGGGTGGCCGCCGTGGTCGTCCTCCCGACGAAGATCCTCCCGGCCGGTCAGCCCGGCTCCGGGCTGCCGCCCGCCCCGCCGGTGAGCGTGAGCGCGACGTTCGGCAGCACGGGACCGTCGTCCTTCCTGGGTTTCCCGGGGTCCGAGGCCGAGGCGAACTCCAACACGCTTCCCGGGCAGGCCCGTTCGGTCTCCCGGGACCAGGAGGGTGTGCCGAGCGCGGGCGCCGGCGCCGCGGTGGGCGTCGGTGTCGACGCCGAGCCGTCGGCCGAGCCGGTCGCGCCGCCCGCGGGGCCGGATCCGGCGCCCCAGGCCGCCGAGCCGGAGCCCGAGCCCCCGCTCGACCCGGAGCCCACGCCCGTCGATGCGGCCCCGGACTCCGAGCCGTCCGCTTCCTGGGCCGTCCCCGCCGGGCAGTGGGGGCAGACCGCGGACACGGGCCGTGACTACCCCATGGAGCCCACGCCGCCGCGCGGCCATCCGAGCCCGGGGAACGGCGGTGCGCTGCCCACCCTGCCCAAGCGCGTCCCCAAGTCGGCCCGGGCCGACGGACAGGACGGCGCACGGCGCGGCGCGGACGCACCGGCCACGGCATCCCAGGCCGCCCCGGCACCCCAGACGGCCCCGACCGCCCAGGTCGAGGAGCCGGAGGTACCGGCCGTGGAGCGGACGATGGAGCTGACCCTCCATCGCATGAGCCGCGAGAGCCATGAGGACCACGACGACCGCGAGGGCCGTGCGAGCCGTGAGGGCGGCGCGGACCGCGCCGACGGCGACGACCACGAGGACTTCGAGGACTTCGACCGGCGGTTCGGCGGCCCGGGCCACGGCATCCGCCCCGTCGGCGCGGACGCCTGGGGCCCGGCGGTCGGCGGCCCGACGGCGCAGGGCGGCCCGGCGGCGGCCGGTGAGCCGTCCCCCGTCGATCCGTACGCCATCGGCCCCGACCAGCACACCCGCCCGCAGGACCAGGCGGCGCGCACCGACAAGGGGCTTCCCAAACGCACACCGCGGAACCTGGCGCTCCGGGAGCCCGACCCACGGGAGCGGACCGGCTCGGTGAACGCGGAGGAGCTGCGGCGTCGGCTCGGTGGCTTTCAGCGCGGCGCCCGCGACGGACGCCGGGACGCCGCCGCCGAGGTCGCCGCCCGGGGCGAGCCCGCGCGGCGGCAACGGGGAACAGCAGGACAAACGGGGGCGCAGAACGTGGGTGGCACGGTTGAGGAGGCACGCGGGTGA
- a CDS encoding roadblock/LC7 domain-containing protein, which translates to MNAPSSTYGLSREARNLHWLLANLVEEVPGVRSVVVVSTDGLMLLSSDTRHHAASSDPAAQDGPKGSSADLATIVSGVGSLTLGAAKLMDAGGVKQTMVAMDEGSLFVMSISDGSLLGVHATPDCDMTVVAYHMALFVGRAGHVLTPELRNELRRSLEHAQ; encoded by the coding sequence GTGAATGCGCCCAGTAGTACGTACGGGTTGAGTCGCGAGGCCCGTAATCTGCACTGGTTGCTGGCCAACCTGGTCGAGGAGGTGCCGGGCGTCCGCTCGGTTGTGGTCGTCTCGACCGACGGGCTGATGCTGCTCTCCTCCGACACACGGCACCATGCCGCGTCGTCCGATCCGGCGGCACAGGACGGCCCCAAGGGCTCCAGTGCGGATCTCGCGACGATTGTCTCGGGGGTCGGCAGCCTCACGCTCGGCGCGGCGAAGCTGATGGACGCCGGCGGCGTCAAGCAGACGATGGTGGCGATGGACGAGGGCAGTCTGTTCGTCATGTCGATCAGCGACGGTTCGCTGCTCGGGGTGCATGCCACCCCCGACTGCGACATGACCGTCGTCGCCTACCACATGGCACTGTTCGTGGGCCGGGCCGGACATGTGCTCACCCCCGAACTCCGCAATGAACTACGCAGGTCGCTGGAGCACGCACAGTGA